From a single Aestuariibius sp. HNIBRBA575 genomic region:
- a CDS encoding chemotaxis protein CheD: MQVGACEKLHVTIGQVKTGQAGQSLHAILGSCIGLGILDPKNGVYGLAHCLLSKSDTPIEKLGGRHVDQAIYSLMQLMDLKPSEMRKLQGIVVGGANMTLPEDADPSRMVGQINSKFAYKSLREAGMRRIHEDVGGMLGRQITIDCTSGEFTVSAIPRLETQR; encoded by the coding sequence GCAAGTCGGCGCATGCGAAAAATTACATGTCACGATTGGTCAGGTTAAAACCGGGCAAGCCGGGCAAAGTTTGCATGCCATTCTAGGATCATGCATCGGGTTGGGCATTTTGGATCCAAAGAATGGCGTGTACGGTCTGGCCCATTGCCTGCTGTCAAAATCTGACACCCCGATCGAAAAACTTGGGGGACGACATGTCGATCAGGCGATTTATTCATTAATGCAGCTCATGGACCTAAAACCCAGTGAGATGCGCAAACTTCAAGGTATCGTCGTTGGCGGGGCAAATATGACCTTGCCTGAGGATGCCGACCCAAGCCGAATGGTTGGCCAAATCAATTCCAAATTTGCCTACAAATCCCTACGTGAGGCCGGAATGCGCCGCATTCACGAAGATGTCGGCGGTATGTTGGGCCGGCAGATAACCATTGATTGCACCAGCGGTGAATTCACCGTCTCCGCCATTCCAAGATTGGAGACACAACGATGA
- a CDS encoding chemotaxis protein CheW has translation MMLDHTDGTQPEDQSDTGYVKTVSQRIQTAQKRGASGEIYGSFLIGDSEFAIPVSAVQEVVNEPTDISPMPLAPPYMLGLFNLRGQIIPIVDLRILLGFSDQRQVALRRVAIIEYGEHCIGLLFDLTGEVLNGNQATRVNFQAKEDGPRDVVINGVLKFEQGNRLVQLLDPYELLNLDQVPRATKSSDQVEVKSAKGKRRNCISFQTGHTTCAIDLRYVKEILKMPKVDQSLFARGNVIGTTNLRGVILPVVDFRAFLGDGAVFHLGKTIPSERKMVVLETAEGMVGLMVFSIDSILPYYRDDVLPFAKLALPRGDYVNGCLISEQDKIVMMLDQKKLRTDPELVEIAKACQEIYPSDGQNCDGETTQVSTTRRTYILFTFEKMFALDTACVSEVINRPDHLLEPPYSLDFVEGIINLRGELITLFNPRLLYGMPPKRIDGQKVLIFRNEGNKYGILVDSVDEIIMTNVDNIAELQPLDHQGNGKRIVDDVEGCLHRKSTTKADVSVLVLDSAAVVKRCMIAMDQAQLR, from the coding sequence ATGATGTTGGATCATACAGATGGCACACAGCCAGAGGATCAATCTGATACTGGCTATGTAAAAACCGTTTCGCAGCGGATACAAACCGCTCAAAAACGGGGGGCTAGCGGAGAAATCTATGGGTCGTTTTTGATCGGAGATAGCGAATTTGCGATCCCCGTATCCGCAGTGCAAGAGGTCGTGAACGAACCCACCGACATTTCCCCAATGCCACTTGCCCCGCCTTATATGCTGGGTTTGTTTAACCTGCGTGGTCAGATCATACCCATTGTTGATCTACGAATTTTGTTAGGGTTTTCGGACCAGAGGCAGGTCGCGTTACGCAGGGTTGCCATTATTGAATATGGGGAACATTGCATCGGCCTGCTTTTTGATCTGACCGGTGAAGTGCTCAATGGGAATCAAGCCACGCGAGTAAATTTTCAAGCCAAAGAAGACGGCCCGCGAGATGTGGTTATCAATGGGGTGTTGAAATTTGAACAAGGCAATCGACTGGTACAACTGCTTGACCCCTACGAATTGCTGAACCTCGACCAAGTGCCACGTGCCACCAAATCCTCGGATCAAGTTGAGGTCAAATCGGCCAAAGGGAAACGTCGCAATTGCATCTCGTTTCAAACCGGGCACACAACCTGTGCCATTGATTTGCGCTACGTCAAAGAAATCCTGAAAATGCCCAAGGTGGATCAGTCATTGTTTGCCCGCGGCAATGTCATCGGAACCACAAATTTGCGTGGAGTCATCCTACCTGTGGTTGATTTCCGAGCATTTTTGGGGGATGGCGCGGTCTTTCATCTTGGAAAAACCATTCCCAGTGAACGCAAAATGGTGGTTTTGGAAACCGCAGAAGGCATGGTCGGCCTGATGGTGTTTTCGATTGATAGTATCCTGCCCTATTACCGCGATGACGTGCTGCCATTCGCCAAACTGGCCCTGCCACGCGGGGATTATGTCAATGGTTGTCTCATCAGCGAACAAGACAAAATTGTCATGATGCTGGACCAGAAAAAGCTGCGTACGGATCCTGAATTGGTCGAAATTGCAAAGGCCTGCCAGGAAATTTATCCATCCGATGGACAAAATTGCGATGGGGAAACAACTCAGGTTAGTACGACGCGACGCACATATATCCTGTTCACCTTTGAAAAAATGTTTGCGCTCGACACGGCCTGCGTCAGCGAAGTGATCAACCGTCCTGACCATTTGCTGGAACCGCCTTATTCACTCGATTTTGTCGAAGGAATTATCAACTTACGAGGCGAGTTGATTACCCTTTTCAATCCCCGTTTGCTCTATGGGATGCCCCCTAAACGTATAGACGGGCAAAAGGTTCTAATTTTTAGAAACGAAGGTAACAAGTACGGCATTCTTGTGGATTCCGTCGACGAAATCATCATGACGAACGTTGATAACATTGCAGAACTGCAACCGTTGGATCACCAAGGAAACGGAAAACGGATCGTTGATGATGTCGAAGGGTGTCTGCACCGAAAATCCACAACAAAGGCTGACGTTTCAGTGCTGGTCCTGGATTCCGCCGCGGTTGTCAAACGATGCATGATTGCGATGGATCAGGCGCAACTTCGCTAA
- a CDS encoding tetratricopeptide repeat protein produces the protein MRFSIILPLLIGMAAGAAYAQTCPNGPNHSTRLELLHEVLRTAPDPIAARRISNDLWAIWLQAPDEVAQELLDHGMERMRLGDHLGAQTAFDRLVDYCPDFAEAYNQRAFSNFLQQRFDIALLDLDRALELNPRHLGALTGRALTLIELGQNEAAQTDLKAAVALNPWLNERSLIIQPPGEDI, from the coding sequence ATGCGTTTTTCCATCATTTTACCTCTGCTGATCGGCATGGCGGCAGGCGCTGCCTATGCTCAGACTTGTCCAAATGGGCCGAATCACTCGACGCGGCTTGAGCTGTTGCATGAGGTTTTACGCACGGCCCCTGATCCGATAGCGGCGCGTCGCATCAGCAATGATTTGTGGGCGATCTGGTTGCAGGCCCCGGATGAGGTCGCGCAGGAACTGCTGGATCATGGCATGGAACGGATGCGGTTGGGGGACCATCTGGGCGCGCAAACGGCGTTTGATCGATTGGTGGATTATTGTCCGGATTTTGCCGAAGCCTATAATCAGCGGGCATTCAGCAACTTTTTACAACAACGATTCGACATCGCCCTGCTGGATTTGGACCGGGCTTTGGAATTAAACCCTCGACATTTAGGCGCGTTAACCGGGCGCGCACTCACTTTGATCGAATTGGGCCAAAACGAAGCCGCACAAACGGATTTAAAGGCGGCGGTTGCGCTTAACCCATGGCTGAATGAGCGAAGTTTGATCATTCAGCCCCCCGGAGAGGACATCTGA
- a CDS encoding Lrp/AsnC family transcriptional regulator: MTERTSELDRFDRKILDILAVEGRISVTELARRIGLSKSPTQARLRRLEETGVIRGYRALFDPIRLGRDHVAFVEVKLSDTREKALGEFNQAITQIPEIEQCHMIASNFDYLLKVRTSSMTGYRLLLAEKISTLPHVASTSTYVAMQAIKEEQASPEAQAGGD; the protein is encoded by the coding sequence GTGACCGAACGAACTTCTGAGCTGGATCGATTTGATCGAAAGATTCTGGATATTCTGGCGGTCGAAGGCCGCATCAGTGTCACCGAATTGGCCCGTCGTATTGGGTTGTCTAAATCCCCGACGCAGGCGCGTTTGCGTCGTCTTGAAGAAACCGGAGTGATCCGCGGTTATCGCGCACTGTTTGATCCGATACGGTTGGGGCGGGATCATGTGGCCTTTGTCGAAGTGAAGCTGAGCGACACCCGTGAAAAGGCGCTGGGTGAGTTCAATCAAGCGATCACACAAATCCCAGAAATCGAGCAATGTCATATGATTGCCAGCAATTTCGACTACTTGCTCAAGGTGCGCACATCCTCAATGACTGGCTATCGTTTGTTATTGGCGGAAAAGATTTCGACCCTGCCGCATGTCGCCAGCACATCCACCTATGTGGCCATGCAAGCCATCAAAGAAGAGCAAGCAAGCCCAGAGGCACAAGCTGGCGGCGATTGA
- the putA gene encoding bifunctional proline dehydrogenase/L-glutamate gamma-semialdehyde dehydrogenase PutA: MNTSPSPRSLVDTQTYADETTAVARLVEQACLTKTDRATISANAAQLVRDIRGASDPGLMEVFLAEYGLSTEEGVALMCLAEALLRVPDADTIDALIEDKIAPSNWGQHLGHSSSSLVNASTWALMLTGRVLDGEKPGLSGVLRGAIKRVGEPVIRSAVARAMKEMGKQFVLGETIVKAMKRGKGMEEKGYTYSYDMLGEAARTDADARGFHLAYSRAISAIAENCHSASVAQNPGISVKLSALHARYEIAQEARVMEELVPRLRSLALVAKSAGMGLNVDAEEADRLSLSLDVIETVLADPGLKGWDGFGVVVQAYGPRASFVIDALHDLAIKLDRKIMIRLVKGAYWDAEIKRAQVEGMDGFPVFTQKAATDVSYIANARKLLSMTDRIYPQFATHNAHTVAAILHMAQDMPKSAYEFQRLHGMGETLHNLVLNANNTHCRIYAPVGAHEDLLAYLVRRLLENGANSSFVNQIVDEEVPAEIVAACPFDALGTEFALPKGPDLYQPERINSKGWDLTDRPTLARIETERSPFERVTWQAGPVLASVDAAPTGAQRRIMNPADPSDHVGDVIDATAAECDAAIAQAETWNVPVAQRAVILNKAADLYEAHSGELFALLAREAGKTLLDAVGEVREAVDFLRYYAKEAEKSDRPARGTWTCISPWNFPLAIFSGQISAALAAGNAVLAKPAEQTCLIAIRAVELLHQAGVPRSALQILPGGGQVGAALTSHATLSGVAFTGSTATAMLIRKSMAQNCAPGTPLIAETGGLNAMIVDSTALPEHAVRDILASAFQSAGQRCSALRCLYVQDDVADKILTMLFGGMQELSLGRPWALSTDVGPVIDQAAWQGITDHIDTARKEDRVLFELPAPTTGTFIAPTVISLSSILDLKREIFGPVLHVVRFKSHELDQVVADINATGFGLTFGLHTRIDDRVQQIVDQIDAGNLYVNRNQIGAIVGSQPFGGEGLSGTGPKAGGPRYVPRFQAPSDTPISVADVMDLPGPTGESNRLTTHARGPVLCLGPTDHIAAQLEAVSALGGTAISADGMSPEALLDHPDVAAAIWWGDRDTGVAYEQALSQRLGPIIALVTAMPDAAHVLHERQVCIDTTAAGGNAALLAEVSGM, encoded by the coding sequence ATGAACACATCACCCTCCCCTCGCAGCTTGGTCGACACACAAACTTATGCCGATGAAACAACCGCAGTGGCGCGTCTGGTGGAACAAGCATGTTTGACGAAAACGGATCGCGCAACAATTTCCGCGAATGCGGCCCAGTTGGTGCGGGACATTCGCGGGGCTTCTGACCCCGGTTTGATGGAGGTTTTCCTGGCAGAATACGGGCTATCCACCGAAGAAGGCGTCGCATTGATGTGCCTGGCCGAAGCGCTGCTACGGGTGCCGGATGCCGATACAATTGATGCGCTGATCGAAGACAAAATTGCGCCGTCCAATTGGGGGCAGCATTTGGGGCATTCTTCTTCGTCATTGGTGAACGCGTCCACCTGGGCCCTGATGTTGACGGGCCGGGTTTTGGATGGCGAAAAGCCGGGATTGTCCGGCGTGTTGCGCGGGGCGATCAAACGGGTTGGGGAACCTGTGATCCGATCCGCAGTTGCGCGCGCCATGAAGGAAATGGGCAAACAGTTTGTTTTGGGTGAAACCATCGTCAAAGCCATGAAACGCGGTAAAGGCATGGAGGAAAAAGGCTATACCTATTCCTATGATATGCTGGGAGAAGCCGCACGCACCGATGCAGATGCACGTGGGTTTCATTTAGCTTATTCGCGGGCCATTTCCGCCATTGCCGAAAATTGCCACAGCGCGTCAGTCGCCCAAAATCCGGGCATTTCGGTGAAACTGTCGGCGCTGCATGCCCGCTATGAAATCGCCCAAGAGGCCCGTGTCATGGAAGAGCTGGTGCCGCGGTTGCGGTCGCTGGCGCTGGTGGCGAAATCGGCGGGTATGGGGCTGAATGTGGATGCAGAAGAGGCAGATCGCCTATCCCTGTCGCTGGATGTGATCGAAACGGTGCTGGCTGATCCGGGGCTGAAAGGCTGGGATGGATTTGGCGTCGTGGTGCAGGCCTATGGGCCGCGCGCGTCGTTTGTGATCGACGCATTGCACGACCTGGCCATCAAACTGGATCGCAAAATCATGATCCGTCTGGTCAAAGGCGCCTATTGGGACGCCGAAATCAAGCGCGCCCAAGTGGAGGGCATGGACGGATTTCCCGTCTTTACGCAAAAGGCCGCGACCGATGTCAGCTATATCGCCAATGCGCGCAAATTGCTGTCGATGACAGACCGGATCTATCCGCAATTCGCCACACATAATGCCCATACAGTGGCGGCGATCCTACATATGGCGCAGGACATGCCCAAATCTGCCTATGAATTTCAACGTCTGCACGGGATGGGGGAAACCCTGCATAATCTGGTGCTGAACGCCAATAACACCCACTGCAGAATTTATGCCCCCGTCGGTGCGCACGAAGATTTGCTGGCCTATCTGGTGCGTCGTCTGTTGGAAAACGGGGCCAACTCTTCTTTTGTGAACCAGATCGTTGACGAAGAAGTCCCGGCAGAAATTGTGGCCGCCTGCCCCTTTGACGCGCTGGGAACGGAATTTGCACTGCCCAAAGGCCCTGATCTATATCAGCCAGAACGGATCAATTCCAAAGGATGGGATTTGACCGACCGGCCCACATTGGCGCGTATCGAAACAGAGCGGTCCCCTTTTGAACGGGTCACCTGGCAGGCCGGTCCGGTTTTGGCCAGCGTAGATGCGGCCCCGACCGGGGCGCAACGTCGGATTATGAACCCGGCCGACCCGTCCGATCATGTGGGCGATGTGATTGATGCCACCGCCGCAGAGTGTGACGCCGCGATCGCGCAGGCCGAGACGTGGAATGTGCCCGTCGCCCAACGCGCCGTAATCCTGAACAAAGCCGCTGATCTATACGAGGCACATAGCGGCGAATTGTTTGCACTGCTGGCCCGTGAAGCCGGGAAAACTCTGCTGGATGCCGTGGGCGAAGTCCGCGAAGCCGTTGATTTTCTGCGGTACTACGCCAAAGAAGCGGAAAAGTCTGACCGCCCGGCCCGCGGAACCTGGACCTGCATTTCGCCTTGGAATTTCCCACTGGCAATTTTTTCAGGACAGATAAGTGCGGCTTTGGCTGCGGGCAACGCCGTTTTGGCAAAACCGGCAGAGCAAACCTGCCTGATCGCGATCCGCGCCGTTGAATTGCTGCACCAAGCGGGGGTCCCCCGGTCGGCGTTGCAAATCCTGCCCGGGGGGGGACAGGTTGGGGCTGCATTAACCAGCCATGCCACCCTGTCCGGCGTTGCCTTTACCGGGTCCACAGCCACGGCGATGTTGATCCGCAAATCCATGGCGCAAAACTGCGCGCCGGGCACGCCTTTGATCGCGGAAACGGGGGGATTGAACGCGATGATCGTTGACAGCACAGCACTGCCTGAACATGCGGTTCGTGACATTCTGGCCAGCGCGTTCCAATCAGCGGGTCAGCGTTGTTCTGCGTTGCGCTGTCTTTATGTGCAGGATGATGTTGCGGATAAAATCTTGACCATGCTGTTTGGCGGCATGCAGGAACTGTCCCTGGGACGGCCATGGGCATTGTCCACCGATGTTGGCCCCGTGATCGATCAGGCCGCGTGGCAGGGCATTACCGATCACATCGACACTGCGCGCAAAGAGGATCGGGTTTTGTTCGAATTGCCCGCGCCCACAACCGGGACATTTATCGCCCCCACCGTGATCAGCCTGTCGTCTATTCTGGACCTGAAACGCGAAATCTTTGGCCCGGTATTGCATGTTGTGCGGTTCAAATCCCACGAACTGGACCAAGTGGTCGCGGATATCAACGCCACAGGGTTTGGGCTGACATTTGGGTTGCACACGCGCATTGATGACCGCGTGCAACAGATCGTGGATCAGATTGACGCAGGAAACCTATATGTGAACCGCAACCAAATTGGCGCGATTGTCGGCAGCCAACCCTTCGGTGGCGAAGGCCTGTCAGGGACCGGCCCCAAGGCAGGCGGTCCACGCTATGTGCCCCGGTTCCAAGCCCCAAGTGACACGCCCATTTCCGTCGCCGACGTCATGGACCTGCCTGGCCCCACCGGCGAAAGCAATCGCCTGACAACCCATGCACGTGGCCCGGTTTTGTGCCTGGGTCCAACGGATCACATTGCTGCGCAGTTAGAGGCCGTGTCTGCATTGGGCGGCACAGCCATATCAGCAGACGGCATGTCGCCAGAGGCGCTGTTGGATCACCCGGATGTCGCGGCGGCAATATGGTGGGGGGATCGCGACACTGGTGTTGCATATGAACAGGCGCTATCACAGCGGTTAGGGCCAATCATTGCCTTGGTTACCGCCATGCCAGATGCCGCGCATGTGCTGCATGAACGACAGGTCTGTATCGACACAACAGCCGCTGGCGGTAACGCCGCATTGTTGGCCGAAGTGTCCGGTATGTAA
- a CDS encoding rhomboid family intramembrane serine protease — MFPIRDHNPSNRIPYVCYALIAANIAVFLLTYGIQDNWALSQLYFDYALIPRRLNDGDNPQALITSMFLHAGFMHLAGNMLFLWIYGDNMEDELGHFGFLAFYLTAGIGAGLAQYAASPTSPVPMVGASGAIAGVMGGYLLLFPKAKIDVLVIFIIIFKIFPIPAWIVLGVWFGLQLLNGLGSDVAGGGVAYMAHLGGFIAGLILTIPIWMRRGGSDFWRDTDGHPPHPEAQYKHLRTSNIPRVPRK, encoded by the coding sequence ATGTTTCCTATTCGTGATCACAACCCGTCCAACCGCATCCCTTATGTTTGTTACGCCTTGATCGCAGCAAACATCGCGGTTTTCCTGCTTACCTACGGAATCCAAGATAACTGGGCACTGTCCCAGCTCTATTTTGATTATGCGCTGATCCCCCGTCGCCTGAATGATGGCGACAACCCGCAGGCGTTGATCACGTCGATGTTCCTACATGCCGGTTTTATGCATCTGGCAGGCAACATGCTGTTCCTCTGGATTTATGGGGACAATATGGAAGACGAACTGGGCCATTTCGGTTTTTTGGCGTTTTACCTGACGGCAGGCATCGGGGCGGGGCTGGCGCAATATGCCGCGAGCCCCACATCCCCGGTTCCCATGGTGGGGGCATCTGGGGCAATCGCCGGGGTTATGGGGGGATATCTGTTGTTATTCCCCAAAGCGAAAATCGACGTTCTGGTGATATTTATCATCATTTTCAAGATCTTCCCCATCCCAGCTTGGATCGTGTTGGGTGTGTGGTTCGGTCTGCAATTGCTCAATGGATTGGGGTCGGATGTTGCAGGGGGCGGCGTCGCCTATATGGCGCATTTGGGTGGATTTATCGCCGGTTTGATCCTGACAATTCCGATTTGGATGCGCCGCGGTGGATCAGATTTCTGGCGCGACACGGACGGGCACCCCCCCCATCCAGAGGCACAATACAAACACCTGCGCACATCCAATATTCCACGTGTTCCACGTAAATAA
- a CDS encoding VOC family protein, producing MPKIKIDAVAVSSSDMAKTLDFYRCLGFDFPTDAASQDHVEPITAPGEVRLMIDTAKLMESIIAEPPRPANHSGFALLCDSPAEVDAIAQKVVDAGFEVANPPWDAFWGQRYAIVKDPDGYKIDVFAAL from the coding sequence ATGCCCAAAATAAAGATCGACGCCGTCGCCGTGTCCAGCAGCGACATGGCCAAAACTTTGGACTTTTATCGCTGTCTTGGGTTTGATTTCCCAACAGACGCGGCCAGTCAGGATCATGTGGAACCGATCACAGCCCCCGGTGAGGTCCGGTTGATGATCGACACGGCAAAATTGATGGAATCCATCATCGCAGAGCCCCCGCGCCCGGCAAATCATTCAGGATTTGCCCTGTTATGCGACAGCCCAGCCGAGGTGGATGCCATCGCCCAAAAAGTTGTAGATGCAGGGTTTGAAGTGGCAAACCCACCATGGGATGCATTCTGGGGGCAACGCTATGCAATCGTCAAAGATCCGGACGGCTACAAAATTGATGTGTTCGCTGCGCTCTGA
- a CDS encoding inositol monophosphatase family protein → MATSANLNVMIKTARIAGRGLLKDFGEVENLQVSSKGPGDFVSKADKRAEEVIREALMEARPTYGFLGEEDGEVEGEDPTRRWIVDPLDGTTNFLHGLPHWAVSIALEHKGQIVSGVIYDPVKDELFFAEKGEGAWLNESRLRVSGRNRMIESIFATGLPFAGRADLPVTLKDLARLLPACAGVRRFGAASLDLAYVAAGRYDGFWERRLNAWDMAAGLIIVKEAGGFVEPLDPEGDILQDGEVICANEPIFENFAKVIRG, encoded by the coding sequence ATGGCGACCAGTGCCAATCTTAACGTAATGATTAAAACCGCCCGGATCGCTGGGCGTGGTCTTCTTAAGGATTTCGGCGAAGTTGAGAATCTGCAGGTCAGTTCTAAGGGGCCGGGCGATTTCGTAAGCAAAGCGGATAAACGCGCCGAAGAAGTGATCCGCGAAGCGCTGATGGAAGCGCGCCCAACCTACGGGTTTCTGGGCGAAGAAGATGGCGAAGTTGAGGGCGAAGACCCGACGCGTCGTTGGATCGTTGATCCGCTGGATGGCACCACCAATTTTTTGCATGGTTTGCCCCATTGGGCCGTGTCGATCGCGCTGGAACACAAAGGGCAGATTGTATCGGGTGTGATCTATGACCCTGTCAAAGATGAGCTGTTTTTTGCGGAAAAAGGCGAAGGCGCGTGGCTGAATGAAAGCCGTCTTCGTGTGTCTGGCCGAAACCGGATGATTGAATCGATCTTTGCGACCGGCCTGCCATTTGCAGGGCGTGCGGACCTGCCTGTCACGCTTAAGGATCTGGCGCGTTTGTTGCCTGCCTGTGCTGGTGTGCGTCGTTTTGGGGCCGCGTCATTGGATTTGGCCTATGTGGCGGCCGGACGTTACGATGGGTTCTGGGAACGGCGTTTGAACGCTTGGGATATGGCCGCTGGCCTGATCATCGTCAAAGAAGCAGGTGGTTTTGTAGAGCCGCTCGATCCGGAGGGGGACATTTTGCAAGACGGCGAAGTGATCTGCGCAAACGAACCGATTTTTGAAAACTTTGCCAAGGTTATTCGCGGCTAA